From the Psychrobacter sp. P11F6 genome, the window ATTTGCAGCCGGGCAAAACAGTATCATTACATATTCATGAAACCGGTAGCTGTGCTGATATGGGTAAAGCGGCAGGTGGTCACTTTAATCCAGATAATAAACCACACTCTAACCCTGACGACATGAATGGTCATGCTGGCGACTTGCCTAACCTGACTGCCAATGCAGATGGCGTGGCTACTATTAACTATGTGAATAAGAAAATCTCTGTCGCTGATGCAGGTAAATACAGCGTTAATCGTTTGGCCTTTATCGTGCATAGCGGTGCTGACGACTATACTAGCCAACCAGCTGGTAATGCAGGCGACCGCGTTGCTTGCGGTATCATAGAGAAGAACTAATAGCATCTGAACTTAGCTGTTATTGATATCACAAATATGAATAGCACAAAAAAGACCTCTTAGATTCTAAGAGGTCTTTTTTGTTTAAAGTTTTATAGCTTAAAACAATATGGGTGATACAGAATCTCATATATTAACAATCAATCATCAAGATAAAAAGTAAAGGAGACTTACTCCTCTACCCACTTGCCATTACGCCAATACACACCCCAACGTGTGGCCTTACCGTTTTTCTCAGAGCCGATATATTGCTCTTTCTTCTTACGTGACCAGCGTAGAATGGTTGGATTACCATCTGGATCTTCATCTGGACCTTCAAACAGATACTGGAATTTATCTTCCATTTTATCTTTGATTTCGCGTAGCTCAGCCAGCTTTGGTGCACGTGTCTCGCGTACTTTCGGGAATTTAGACGCCGCCAAGAACATCCCAGCTGCCCCTTCACGCAAGATAAAGTAATCATCGTGCTTGGTTGATTTCAGCTCTGGCAGATGAATAGGATCCATGCGCGGCGGTGCGGCTTCGCCTGTTTTTAGCACTTTACGCGTATTATCACATTGCTGACAAGCGAAGTAAGGACCAAAACGTCCCGTCTTTAGCTCCATTTGTCCATCGCACTTATTACAGTCAATGGTTGGAGAATCAGAGCCAGGCACTTCGAACTTGCCTTCTTCTAAGACATAACCATCACAATCAGGATTGTTACCACACACATGCAGTTTCAGACCGCCATCGACGATATAACCATTCATTGCCGTGCTACATTTCGGGCAACGCTTTTTCTCCATCAAATCGCGAACTTCTGCCGCTTCATCATCACCTTCTGCCTCATCAAGATTGGCAAAAGCTTCGACGGGCATTAAATTCTTAGTGCCTTTACAGCGCTCTTTTGGCGGTAAATTATAGCCAGTACACCCTAAGAATACACCCGTTGAGCCAGTACGTAATTGCATTGGACGATCGCAAAGATCGCAATGCACGTCTGGTACGTCAGTTGGATCATTTGGACGCATGCCGTCTTTTTCTTTGGCGCGATCAAGCGTTGTTTTGAAGTCGCCATAGAAATTATCGAGGACATCTTTCCAATCTGTATCACCTTCTGCGACATGGTCAAGCTTGTCCTCTAGCGCGGCGGTAAAGGTATAATCCATCAAATCTGGGAAGCTTGCGGTTAGTCTGTCGGTGACGATATCACCCATTTTTTCAGCAAACAGGCGCTTGTTCTCAAGCTTCACATAGCCGCGATCTTGAATGGTCGAGATGATAGACGCATACGTCGATGGACGACCGATGCCTTTTTTCTCAAGCTCTTTCACCAAACTTGCCTCGGTATAGCGCGGTGGCGGCTTGGTGAAATGTTGACTCGGATCGAGCTTATCTAGTATTAGTTTATCGCCTTTTTTGACATCCGGAAGCAAAGTATCGTCAGTCTTCGCTGGTGGCATAACCTTGGTGTAACCATCAAATACTAACGTACGACCACGTGCTTTTAACTCGACATCATTGGCAGCGACGAATAGATTCACTGACAAGTATTTTGCTGGCAGCATCTGACAAGCGACAAACTGACGCCAAATCAGCTCGTACAGGCGGATGGCATCACGCTCAACCCCTTTAAGCTGCGTTGACTTCATATTGACATTAGATGGACGAATCGCCTCATGCGCCTCTTGTGCGCCTTGTTTGTTGCCGTAGAAATTTGGCTTTTCTGGTACGTATTTTGCGCCATAGCTATCTTCAATATAGCCACGTACCGCAGCAAGTGCATCACCAGATAAGAAAGTCGAATCGGTACGCATATAAGTAATATGACCCGCTTCATATAAGCGCTGTGCCAAAATCATGGTCTTTTTAACTGAAAAGCCCAATCGTGTGCTGGCTGCTTGCTGCAATGTCGAGGTGATAAATGGCGCACTCGGACGCGACTGCGTTGGCTTCTCTTCACGCTCTTTGACGATAAAGTCACTTGAGTTAAGAATTTCTAAGACTTTATCTGTCTGCTCTTTATTGATGAGCTTAAGCGTTTTGCCGCCTTGCTTGGTCGCCTCTAAGCGAATCGCAATTTGCTCAGCGTCCTTTTTGCTATTGGCAACGTGAGTATCGGCATGAATTTGCCAATACTCTTCTGGGATAAAGGCGCGAATTTCATGTTCTCTTTCTACGACCAGACGCATAGCAACGGACTGGACGCGACCTGCAGAGAGACCGCGAGCAACCTTTTGCCACAGCAGCGGCGATACCATGAAGCCAACGACACGGTCTAAAAAGCGCCGCGCTTGTTGGGCATTGACACGATCGATATCAAGTTTGGAGGGCTGCTTAAAGGCATTTTGAATGGCAGATTTGGTAATCTCGTTAAAAACCACACGCTCATACTTACTGTCAGCGCCGCCGATGACTTCTTTAAGATGCCACGCAATCGCCTCCCCCTCTCTATCCATATCCGTTGCCAGATAGATTTTGTCAGCGTCTTTGGCTAAAGCTTTAAGCTCTTTAATGACCTTAGTTTTATTTGGTAATACTTCATAAACTGCTGCCCAGTCATGTTCTGGATCGACGCCCATGCGCCGTACCAAGGCTTGCTGGGTTTTTTCTTCTTTGCTTAGACTGTCATCTTTTTTAGTCGTTGTTGGTTTTTTTGCACTTTTGCTTGCGCCAACCGGTAGATCACGGACATGACCAATACTGGAGCGCACGATAAAGTCATCGCCAAGGTATTTATTGATTGTTTTTGCCTTGGCAGGTGATTCTACAATCACCAAAGACTTGCCCTTTGGACTGCCTTTGGGATTACCAGCAGCGGGCGCTGGACTTTTTTTGGTTGCGGTTTTTGCCATATGTGACGACACCATTATTATATGAGTAAATTAAAAGTAAAAATAAATACAGCAGCATGGCAATTTATAATTGTGAGTTATAGTAGCGCGGTGAATCATTATAGTAATAGCTGCTTAAAAAAACGTTTATAAAACAAACAATAACCATAAGATAAAGAGTCAGTTATAAAGACGTTACACTGCTAAGCGTTACACTGTCAACTGTAAATGACTGAGAGTTTGCCAAAAGTTCTTGCATATTGCTTATAAATGGAGATTAAAAAATGATTTTCTACCTTGTAGCCGTTTTATAGGCGCTTTTGCATCTCTGACGCCCATTGTTCAAGCTGTTTTTTGAGCACCAACAAATCTGCTTCAATCAATTTTTGCTGATAAGCGGGATTGGATGAAGGACGCACATAAGCGATATCTTCCCAATAAATCACGATACTATTCGCCTTAGTCAGCAAACCTTTAACAAATGGCTCAATACTGACTGGCAAATCTAGCGGTGCTTTATCCAAGCTAAAATTGGTCTTTTTGACAATCGTATTATTAGTGCTGTTATTAGCACGAATCGCACTTGGAATCGTGAGCTTAACATCATCTTTGCTTGTATCGACAAAACTACTATCTGGTCGCCATTGCCCATCAATCACTTGATAGCGCGTGTGCGGCAGCTGCACATCATCTAACACTAAACAGTATTGACCTAACATTCCACGCCCATATTCGTTGTCTTTACCTTTGATCCAATCAGGACAACTCACCAGCTTTGGATTCAATTGTAAACGACGCGCGGTCATGCGCAGCTTATCCAAACGCTGATCGATACCGTTAGGTTTGAGCGCCATCATACTCCCTAATACAAATAGTACAATGATAACGCCAATGAATGTTCCCATGATGGTCCGACCTTTTGGATAAATGAAAATGTACTAAAAAATAAAACCGCTACTATCTATACAACAGGCTACAACAAAGACAGCGATTGCCCAGCTAACTATAAAAAAGCAATCATTGACTTTTTAACCAGTGACTTTTTAACAAGTCATTTTCTAACCAGTAGCGTTCTAATGTGCGGCTGTTTAACGAATGATTGTCTAAATACTGGCTACTATATAGAAGCTTATAATGAGCACGAACCGTTAAAAATCAAGCATGATAAGTTGATAACCACCAACCACTCGCGTTTTCTAATCTCGATGGCTTGGCTATATGTGCTAATAGATCAAACACTTAACTCGAATAAAAAACAGCATAATAACGAGATACAAAAAGTTGTCAGCATCAAAAAGTGCTATGATAAACCATAATTTTAAACGCGCGCAGGTTTATTATGAATTATCTTCTTAAGCGAAACTCATCGACCGCTTCACTAGCGAGCAAATGTGTCCATAAACTCATGAGTAAAACTGGGCTTACCCTCTCGCTAGTAGGCGCTGCCTTATTTACCCTATCAGGCTGTGCAACGACGCAAAATCTCACCCCGCAGCAATGTCAGGAAAGCAACTGGCAAGAAGTCGGCTATGCTGATGGCTTGCAAGGGCGTTCAGGTGCTTATTTTGGTCACTATGCCGATAGCTGCGCAAAGGTAGGTGGTCCCATGCCCAACCGCATACAATGGGAGCAAGGGCGACAGCAAGGTCTCAAAAGCTACTGCACCGAGCTTAATGCTTATAAACTTGGTCGCGAAGGCTACGACTGGCAGCCCGTTTGTCCGCTCGAAGGCATCGAAAAGCTAGAAGAAGCTTACGCGGAAGGACGTTACTACTATATCCGCCAACGTGATCTCGATTACCTACGTTCGCCTTATCCGTTTGGCTACGGGCCTGGGCGCTTTGGTTACGGCTATCATCCCTTTGGCTATGGCTGGTAAAAAGAAAACCCCAATGAGTACTTAATTTGAGGTTTAAGTACTCATTGAGGCTGGAGAAAAGTTTATTATTTTTGTTTTATTATTATATTAGCTACCTTTTTGATGGTTGGCTATCTAACAAACATCATATGATAATCATATCGTTTATAGACTCGCCTTATTCATTGACAAAGGCTATCTTTGTAAGTCCTGCTTGACTGGCAGCGGCTAGTACTTGAGCGACCGTGTCATACTTACTGTCTTTGTCAGCACGCAATTGTACAGAAGGGTCTTTACCTCCAGCACTTTGCTGCTGTAACCGTGCCTCTAACTCCTCCATGCTAATCGCATCGCTGTCCCAAAATATCCCTGCGTCTTTATCGATGCTAATTTGAATAGCCTCTGGTGGCGCCTCATTTAACGCAGCGCTGGTCTTCGGTAACTCTAGTGGCACTGTCGGATTCAGTACGGTCGCCGTCAATAGAAATATAATCATCAATACCAGCATGATGTCGATAAGCGGAATGAGGTTCATCTCACTCATGCTTTGACTGTCATCATCACCCAATTGAAATGCCATAATTACTCTCAATACATTTGGTTATTCGCAATATAGCTCGCTTGGCTATCGCCTAACGGACTGTCCCATCAATGGATAGTCGTTAAGGCTGCGACGCGGCTGAATTATGATAATGAGTCACTTGCTGAGCATCTGCTGTGTTTGAGTGCATACCCTTTGCTAACGAATCTTGGGTAACAGTCGATTTGCTGTCCGTTAACGGCTGCTGGGTAACGACCATTTCGGCAGAACGTGCCAATAAGTCATGCGCTCTATCGTTGGCGTGATACATCACACGGCGATTGATACGCACTGCAAGGTTATAAAACACCACGGCTGGAATCGCCACGGCGATTCCCAAACCTGTCATGATAAGTGCTTCACCGACTGGCCCTGCCACTTGTCCCAAGCCTGCTTGCCCACTCATGCCAATATTATGCAGCGCATGAAAAATTCCCCATACCGTCCCAAACAAACCGATAAATGGCGCAATTGCGGCTGTCGTCCCAAGAATAGGTAAGCCGCGCTCACTGGCAAAACGGTAACGACCAATATGCTTGAGTAAGATCTGCTCAGTAACCAAACGGCGAGTAGTGGCATCTGCTGCTATCATCTCAGCCTGTTTTACTTGAAGCTGCTGACTCAAATCCTCTGCAACATTGGCGGCCAATTTGCGGCTTTGTAGCACACGAATGATGCCTGTCACCCAAGAAAGAATAGATAAAGCAAGCAACAAAAAGAACAACGTTTTTGTCACCATGTCGCTGATTTGCCAGTATTGCATAAAGTCCATGTAAGACTCCTTTGTATTTTATTACCATTGTTCGATTATTTGCGATTGCGCCGATGCTTGGTACTAATAACCATGTATTTATGGCACATTATAAGTAACAGGTAATGTCACATTACCGACGACTGGCACGCCATTTTTAGTAAAAGGTCTGAATTTTCCAGAGCTTACTTGACGCTGCGCCTCTTTATCTACTATTGAATTGCCTGAAGATTGAGCAACGCGGGCACTATCAATACCGCCCTGCTTATTCACTCTTAATATCAATACCACTTTGAATGTATCACCCGAAGATGCTCTACGAGCGGCTCGAGTAGGAAAGCTAAAGTTTGGCGCTGATGCCCAGTCTGCAGCACTAGCAGTAAAGCTCACGGGTTCATTACTTGCAGCGGCTGCTGCTTTTTGCGCGGCATCTTTAGCCGCTTTGTCTTCTGCTGCTTTTCTGGCATTCGCTTCGGCTTGAGCCTCTCGGGCAGCCTTGGCATCGGCTATTTTCTTAGCGTCTTGCACTGCTCTATCATGGGCTTCTTGAGCGGCCTTTTGTGATTCTGCTGCTAGCATTTTACGTCGTTCTTCAGCTTCACGTTGACTATCAGCCATTGAGGTATCGACTTTCGATTCTACTATTGGCTTTTTCGACACCTCTTTTTTAATAATATCCGGCTTCTTTTTTTCTACTTTTACGACAGGTGCTATATCAGCCTTTTTGGCTTTTACCACCGGTTTTTCTGGTATATTTTGCTTAGCCTTCACTACTGGAGCTACTTTAGGTTTTGACGGTGCCGGTTTTTTAGGTTCAGGTTTTGACTCTGTTTTAGGCGCTGCTTTTTTGGGCGTTACTTCCTGAACTTCTTCTACTTCAGGGATGACCGTTTTGACAGGTAACGTCATCATCTCTATCTCGATAGGTGGTGTGTCTTTTTTTGGTTCAACTTTTATCTCAGGCGTCTTGATCGCCACCAATGCAACTGCCGTCAGCACGTGCAAGCCCACCACTATAATAATAGCTGCGAGTATCAA encodes:
- a CDS encoding superoxide dismutase family protein: MNKTMLTSALLCGSALVMTGCQTVEGQMQTGNPLSQPALKSTINAVAGNKNEVGQVFLRPVDGGVQVYGKLMNLQPGKTVSLHIHETGSCADMGKAAGGHFNPDNKPHSNPDDMNGHAGDLPNLTANADGVATINYVNKKISVADAGKYSVNRLAFIVHSGADDYTSQPAGNAGDRVACGIIEKN
- the topA gene encoding type I DNA topoisomerase — protein: MAKTATKKSPAPAAGNPKGSPKGKSLVIVESPAKAKTINKYLGDDFIVRSSIGHVRDLPVGASKSAKKPTTTKKDDSLSKEEKTQQALVRRMGVDPEHDWAAVYEVLPNKTKVIKELKALAKDADKIYLATDMDREGEAIAWHLKEVIGGADSKYERVVFNEITKSAIQNAFKQPSKLDIDRVNAQQARRFLDRVVGFMVSPLLWQKVARGLSAGRVQSVAMRLVVEREHEIRAFIPEEYWQIHADTHVANSKKDAEQIAIRLEATKQGGKTLKLINKEQTDKVLEILNSSDFIVKEREEKPTQSRPSAPFITSTLQQAASTRLGFSVKKTMILAQRLYEAGHITYMRTDSTFLSGDALAAVRGYIEDSYGAKYVPEKPNFYGNKQGAQEAHEAIRPSNVNMKSTQLKGVERDAIRLYELIWRQFVACQMLPAKYLSVNLFVAANDVELKARGRTLVFDGYTKVMPPAKTDDTLLPDVKKGDKLILDKLDPSQHFTKPPPRYTEASLVKELEKKGIGRPSTYASIISTIQDRGYVKLENKRLFAEKMGDIVTDRLTASFPDLMDYTFTAALEDKLDHVAEGDTDWKDVLDNFYGDFKTTLDRAKEKDGMRPNDPTDVPDVHCDLCDRPMQLRTGSTGVFLGCTGYNLPPKERCKGTKNLMPVEAFANLDEAEGDDEAAEVRDLMEKKRCPKCSTAMNGYIVDGGLKLHVCGNNPDCDGYVLEEGKFEVPGSDSPTIDCNKCDGQMELKTGRFGPYFACQQCDNTRKVLKTGEAAPPRMDPIHLPELKSTKHDDYFILREGAAGMFLAASKFPKVRETRAPKLAELREIKDKMEDKFQYLFEGPDEDPDGNPTILRWSRKKKEQYIGSEKNGKATRWGVYWRNGKWVEE
- a CDS encoding DUF2799 domain-containing protein — translated: MSKTGLTLSLVGAALFTLSGCATTQNLTPQQCQESNWQEVGYADGLQGRSGAYFGHYADSCAKVGGPMPNRIQWEQGRQQGLKSYCTELNAYKLGREGYDWQPVCPLEGIEKLEEAYAEGRYYYIRQRDLDYLRSPYPFGYGPGRFGYGYHPFGYGW
- a CDS encoding ExbD/TolR family protein, with amino-acid sequence MAFQLGDDDSQSMSEMNLIPLIDIMLVLMIIFLLTATVLNPTVPLELPKTSAALNEAPPEAIQISIDKDAGIFWDSDAISMEELEARLQQQSAGGKDPSVQLRADKDSKYDTVAQVLAAASQAGLTKIAFVNE
- a CDS encoding MotA/TolQ/ExbB proton channel family protein; translation: MDFMQYWQISDMVTKTLFFLLLALSILSWVTGIIRVLQSRKLAANVAEDLSQQLQVKQAEMIAADATTRRLVTEQILLKHIGRYRFASERGLPILGTTAAIAPFIGLFGTVWGIFHALHNIGMSGQAGLGQVAGPVGEALIMTGLGIAVAIPAVVFYNLAVRINRRVMYHANDRAHDLLARSAEMVVTQQPLTDSKSTVTQDSLAKGMHSNTADAQQVTHYHNSAASQP
- a CDS encoding energy transducer TonB — translated: MSSTDLDAPPLKLILAAIIIVVGLHVLTAVALVAIKTPEIKVEPKKDTPPIEIEMMTLPVKTVIPEVEEVQEVTPKKAAPKTESKPEPKKPAPSKPKVAPVVKAKQNIPEKPVVKAKKADIAPVVKVEKKKPDIIKKEVSKKPIVESKVDTSMADSQREAEERRKMLAAESQKAAQEAHDRAVQDAKKIADAKAAREAQAEANARKAAEDKAAKDAAQKAAAAASNEPVSFTASAADWASAPNFSFPTRAARRASSGDTFKVVLILRVNKQGGIDSARVAQSSGNSIVDKEAQRQVSSGKFRPFTKNGVPVVGNVTLPVTYNVP